The following proteins come from a genomic window of Amphiura filiformis chromosome 16, Afil_fr2py, whole genome shotgun sequence:
- the LOC140172529 gene encoding acyl-coenzyme A diphosphatase FITM2-like produces MTSFLRSFGAGHLALFICIAYSLLCILGDQKIIPESYFSDKNNFFNQYFVKWAWGWTMCVTAPFILMSGCILWKEYPLLIVRDFLRIIVGILVWFLWVSIFNYIEEMTGNCSTSGYSKKWTCIKAGHVWDGYDISGHSFLLIYSALFIHEELQAYWIVCDLSNNSSWLQSVSSKAKQLFGINNLANETMKSLTNLLARLQPVLFVSALVALCIEVLWLFMMVWTALYFHTTDHKIVGAFIALLNWFVTYRLWYQSPLSPGLPGRLTCT; encoded by the coding sequence ATGACGTCTTTCTTGAGAAGTTTTGGTGCAGGTCACCTCGCCCTATTCATTTGCATTGCATATTCATTGCTTTGTATACTTGGCGACCAGAAAATTATACCGGAGTCGTATTTCTCGGacaaaaataactttttcaatcaatattttgtcaaatgGGCGTGGGGATGGACTATGTGTGTAACTGCTCCTTTCATTTTGATGTCAGGATGCATTTTATGGAAGGAATATCCGCTTCTCATCGTGAGAGATTTCCTTCGGATCATTGTCGGAATTCTGGTGTGGTTTCTTTGGGTTTCCATCTTTAACTACATAGAAGAAATGACCGGGAACTGTAGCACAAGTGGATACAGTAAAAAATGGACTTGTATTAAAGCTGGACATGTATGGGATGGCTACGATATATCGGGACACTCTTTTCTGCTGATTTACAGTGCATTGTTTATTCATGAAGAACTCCAAGCATATTGGATTGTGTGTGATTTAAGTAACAATTCTTCTTGGCTGCAGTCAGTGAGCTCTAAAGCTAAACAACTATTTGGTATTAATAATCTAGCAAATGAAACTATGAAAAGTCTAACTAACCTTCTCGCACGCCTTCAACCTGTTTTGTTTGTGTCCGCACTAGTAGCATTGTGTATTGAAGTGCTGTGGCTGTTCATGATGGTGTGGACTGCACTGTACTTCCATACAACAGATCATAAGATTGTGGGTGCATTTATTGCACTATTGAATTGGTTTGTGACATACAGACTGTGGTATCAATCGCCGCTATCACCAGGTTTACCGGGAAGACTTACATGTACTTAG